The Elaeis guineensis isolate ETL-2024a chromosome 5, EG11, whole genome shotgun sequence DNA segment ATACAAGTGGTTTTCTTTTTAATATTCAACCCATCCCCAACTCTAATCGGAAGGGGGGGCTTGAACCCAAACCCGGACGTCATCTAACTGCAGTTCTGTATTATTAATTTTCGTTTGATGTATTATTCATCatattattgatatatatatatatatatatatatatatatatatatatatatatatatatatatatatatatatatatatatatatatatatatatatatatatatattatattagattattTTAAAAGATAATAATCTTACACATACTTTGCTGGTGGGTTATATTTGTATGGCACAGCATTTCGTGTTGtataacataaaaaaattctttcttgaaTTAGATTCTTAGTTTATCAACTAATCTAGTATTTATTTTACATAACGAGAGAAGATGAAGGTGATTGGATGATCTGGGCTGCTGAGGATAGCCTAATGCACCTTTTCGACCATTTCAGTTATATTTTATGCTCTCTAACATCTGGAGTGTGAACTTCATAGTGATAATATATACTCTGATGCCTTTGTCTTTGTATATACCATTTGATTCAATAGATCATATGTCCTCATATATAAACTTACTTTAGTCACTAAtatctttaattatttttttcttgcattcataatttATTGCAGCCATTTTATTTAGTCTTTTCCTATCTCAATTTTACTAGTAGATGCTTTTCAAATTGTCTTGTAAGTATCATCTCCATTTAAATTTCCAATTGATTCGTTGCTAAATGAATTTAAGCTCATGGCTATGTTAAAAGAAACTTACATATTTCATTTATGCAATTACACTCATCacattaatatataaaatttttctgatgattttattattttttcatatttttgtagcatgatgtgatataattattttgtgaaaaaaaaaaaaagaccgagATTGATATCTTACAACATTGACTCTAGCAGTCACCGGTGGACTGGTAATTATTTTTTACCATTTAAATCATATGCATAAAACATTTATATCTTGAATACAAATATACAACACATgccaattatttttaatatattaaagacTATGACAAAATTTGTTATATTATTAAGTATGTATTATTTATTGAATTataatatctgattttttttatcattttgatctAACGTAGCTTGCCAGATGCGGGAAGGAGATTTAATGCAGCTTGCCACGTGCGGGAAGGAGAGACCACTTTTGGGGTTGTTCTTCCTCTTTATTTTATCCTCTTTCTTCAATATACTTAATTTCATCCTGGAGTGAGGCTGGGTGGTCGGTACATCGACGTGCGGACAAATGGCTGATCAGATGAGAGAGCTGGATGGTTCTTGTGGACTTAAACAGCAAGAAATTTGTGAGATTGTCCAAGTAAAATGGCGTTAGAATTAGAAAGAATTTAACTTTGTCTCCATGGATATACCTTTAGGCGGTAATTTATGGCTCTATGATAGTTTCAAATGGTGCATGTCTTCTTTTTGATGGAATCAGGAGGGGAATTGAGGCTCTTCCCCTAGTTTTATTAAGGAtgcattttattatattttttaatttttaatttttaatttttaaaaaatatattttttatttttattattaaataaaaataaaaaaatatgtttgataattACATTACTATAAAGCAAAAAATAACATTTAGAGATGACAGGTGAAAAACTCGATGAAGGAGAATGAttcaagaaggaagaaagaagggtttagagaggtgaagagctcgacgagagagGAGAATTTGAACTCTTTACTTTTAATTTGGTATTTtagatgtgaaaaaaaaaaaaataaaaaaataaacaaataaattttgaaaaataaaaaatttttgcttcacatatgaagtaattattttgattttaattttttatgatattatcaaacattattttttgatttttaatttttaaaaatttaaaaaaataaaaaaaaatatttttttcatgattaaccAAATGCGCCCTAAGGTACCGCTATTTACGGAGATGTAATTGCGTGAACATGTTTTGCAAAGTCTCTTTATCAAAAATGTACCTTTCAGTGTTTCATGCTCGAAAATTCCGTTTGATGTATACAGCATTTTGTTTCAATCTATTGCGGATTGGGGATGGACTTGGGCCTTCCGATGTTTTGACACAACTGCAGGTCGATTCACGAGGTAAGCTGGAATTTTGAAGTGGAGGACCTCTTTTTAGGGATCGCCGATTGCTTCATATCGGTTCAGTGATGCAACTGTTTCCTTTGAAATTTATTCCAATTCTGCACCTCCCATTCCATTCTTATGGAATCATCGTACACGATTTCTGCATAGATCACTGCAACATCTGATAATTCTGGGAATGACAACTACAAGATTTTGACTCTAGACCTACACTGCTTTTGTATCTTATCGAGTTATAATGCAAGAATACCATTATTCATCCTTATATTTAACATACTCAGCTCTCTACTATTAACATTCTCAGCTGCCTTCTTTCACTGCTGGCATGGTAAATGGACCTGAAGACCTTCATCAACGATGCAAGAGCATATTGTGATGGAGAGGGATTGCTAAGCACAGACTATGTGCATAGTTTGGACCAAGTTACCTTTGCAGAATTTGGCATTATCATCTTCATATACACTTCGGGTAGCATTGCTTGATGTTTTGATAAAGTGGTTCTTCGTAATGTTTCTTGAATGAAGGTTTGTACTAATGTTGACAGACAAGGGATTGGTTGTTTTAAATATGTGTGCACAATCAGGATAGTTTATTTACTTTGTGGTGATGTTATCTTCAAACCTGAGGTATTATTTTGCTAGCTTCAAGTTGAGACTGGGTTATCGATTTTGGAAATTCTGGGCGAATTTGGAAGGTTTTAAGCTGCTAATAGACATAAAGCATGGACATCTGGAAAAGGTACTCGGGCAAAATGATTCGATAGAGTCACTCAGAACTGAAGTTCCTAATTTTAGGAAGAAAGTTGGGGTTATTGCTGAATTGCTTGCTTTTGTTGTTGTTTAACGCAAAATCCAAGATCACTATCTTCCCTAGCTGATGCGAGGGCTTAGAGAAGTAAGCTCGATCTATTTGTTAAACAATCAATTCAATGTTGTTAAACAAATCATTTGTACTTTTATGCCTAATTTGCAATAAGAAAGCACAACTTCTCATTCTTCAATTTCATTGGGCCGCATTATATGACAGATATTTGCGACACAAACAACTAGAAAAATGTAAAGACCAACAAAGGTGCTGCCGACCATCAAATTTTCCTACCAGACACAGCTTACAAGCTTGGCCAAACCAATAAGCATTCGCTtggttcaaaatctaattttggtTGGTGACCTGTGGATAATATATAGTTGACTATTTCTATGTCAATACCATTAATTATGCGAGGAAATATAAAGACGCACTTGTTCAACCCAATGAAGCTGTCTATGGTAGCTGTCTGCCCCAGTCCCCACCTTCTAACACCAAAGAGGTTCTGGTGTTGGTAATGCATCTCTAGTATCATATGTATCTTGGAGAATCAAATGTCTACTTGGTTTATATGGTCAGAAGGGGTAAGTGCATTGgatctatcattttttttttttttgccaggcCTGATCTCCACTACAACCCTTCcgcattatcttttctttttgtaatGATAACGATGTATGATAAGGTATGACATTTCTGGTGTGGTGGTGGGTCGGTGCGTGATCTCATCCATCCTTTTTGTTAGTATTATAGAAGTGGGGTGGTAGACAACGGTGAAAGAGACCTCCCAAGTCCCTCCTATCGATTCGCCCAACATCCCTTTCACACGTCACAGATCTCGAATCTCTCCTTTGTTGATTTGAGCACGACAATGTAGAAGGTCATGGCACTGGAAGAGCTCCTCTTTCAAAGGGTGGTCACTTTCTGAATGTGGATGTTATTATAGCAATGGGTTACTTTCCTACGTACCTTGTTATCAATTCTCACATCACGATCAGGACTGGTGCAGCGGTGCCCTTTCTTGGCGATAAAATTGCAGGAAAGGAGGCAGGCAGGGTATGCCATAAGTTTGCattaaatttattcctatatcccCAGCCTTAGCTCTAGGATTCGATTAAAGTGTGATTGGTTTGAAGGGAGTTGGCCTCTAGAATGAAAACTGAAATAAATAACTTCAATTTCAGCTATTTGGCCAGAGAGAGTCTTATTTCTATTTTGATTCAAGAGAAAAATAGGAACCAAATGCATTGACGATATAAAGGGTCCAATTCAATCCAATTCTGATTTCATTTGTGATTTCGACTGCGAACCAAATATATCCTGAACTGCTTTGTCTTGTGCCGATATGGATGTCATGCTATTATATCTAAGGGCTAATAAGGTGATTTTATGATTGCCCTGATAGTTTGGTGATCAAGCAAAATGTGCTGGGTTGCTATAAGGGAAATTAGGAAAAGCATGGCATAAATTTCAGTGTCACGATTGTCTTATCCTaccttaaataaaaataaagtgagATGTCTTTTGGACTGTAGCAGATGCCCTCTACCAATCTAAATTTGTATATAGATTGCTACTAAATAACTATTTTTGGAAGTTTCGATGAAGCTTCCTAGCATATTAGATATACCGATCTTAATTTGAGACTGATGGGATTCTGTCACATGACGTGCTATAGAACTCTTGTTATTTGAATCCCTGTAATCAGTCAGTTTTGTCCATGCTTGGCGTATAGGAAGAACCACCATTGGCGCATGCCCTACGAGCCCAGAATCTTTTAACTAAGCCATAGTTGTGAACTGTAGATGATGGTTTGCTAATACGCAAAGatggatttacaagtttgcagCATGTTGCATGGTCTACCAGTCAGACTTGCACAAAGTATTTGATAagactttttatttctttttccttaAAAATGAACTTGACCATTTTGGCGTAGCAAACGAGCATCTCAAGACATCAAATCTATCGCATGTAGATCTCAAGCATTTCAACGGGGCAATGCATCATTGGGTTCAAAAGTCAACGCTATCTGAAATATAGAAGTTGGCATTTTCTGTTGACATTTAGAAATAATTGTATCTTTTATAGAGCAATGCTATAAATCATTGAAAAAATGTGCACCAATCAGTTTGCTTCATTAAAATGGACACTCCAGTTctacccgaaaaaaaaaaaaaaaagggggcggggggggggggggggacacTTCACCATGCCAATTCAAAAGAGAGCAATGCGAATATACCGCGTCTGCTAAGCCTTAAGTATTTTTAGTTCGACGTGGCTCGCTTACAGATAATCGTGATACTATCACCCAAACACCAAGTTGCGGTTGTTGAAATGTGACTAGAGAACAGTTATTGTGAAATTATGTTATCGATGGTGCGAGctttaaaaaaagagagaaatttgcAAGAAAGGGTTTGATAATCACGTGGGAGGAAATGATTGGCGGTGGAGCATCATCCGACGTGGCGTTGACGATGGTGGAGGACTATTAAATGCGGTTCTTGGCCGTTTCATGTCCGGGAGAAAGGAGTCACCAGAGAGCCCTCTTTCGCGCTGAAACAAGGGGAAGAACCAGGTGTGCTTCGCTTCTCCTTTGATTTCCATTTGTGGACTCTGTTTTAGTAGTCGGGTTGTCTTCTTGATTGTTTTGATTGAAGATGATTACGTTTCTCGGCTGGGAACGATGAAATTTGGCAATCTGTGGGTTATCTTTCATGGTTTTCTGATTTCTTGATCTCTGATCGATGATGATACCTAATTGTAGTGATCTTTtgcatttatttatttctttctttctgctaagAGATCGTCGCTTGTGTTTCTCGGCGAAACTAGATTTAGTTGGTCGCATGATTTCAAAATTTGGAGTTTTCAgagtttttctttctttaatcCTGTTCGATCTCTGATGAAAGTTCTTTTCTGCTAATTTTCGTGTTTCTTGGAAATAAACAGATTGATAACTGAGGCCATAACAATGTTGCCGCGTGAAAAGACTgggaaaaatctctctctctgaaGTTGCTACCCTGGTAACAGATATAGAGGAGGACGCAAAGTTGGCTTGATCAGATTCTGACAGTTATGGTCTAAAAGACAACTAAATTTTGCTCAAATTTTCATCTTTAGAGATATCTTTTTAACTAGACTTTAGCTTTGCTGATTTTTAACTGTTGGAAAGACAGGTTATCTTTCATGGCCATCATCTCCAGCAGCGCCAATTATATTGAGAAATTGCTTGCCTTCTCCACCATCTAGTTGTGAATTGGATTATTCTCGCTTTAGATATTAGAGTATTTAGATACTGAGAGGTAGAGAAAAGGTATGGGCTGCTTGCTGCTTGGCTCAACTGGACCACCGATAAAGCGACGAGCTGGTCTACGTAGGAAGCAAGCAGGACGTGGTTCTTACAGAGGCAGTTAGGGACTGCGAGGGTCTGGTGGCTTGACATTCTGCCTGTTTTGAATCACGCAGTTTGACTTGGGCAATGAGAACTGCTACCGCATTGAGGCAGTTGCTAATGAGTTTATGCTACAATTCACAGTGGAAATATGCAATCTTTTGGAAGCTCAAGTATGGGAACCATATGTAAGTTATTTCACTTTTCATTTTCGCAGAAGTTACCTCAAGTTCTATATGCTTGGAGACTATTGAGGTCTTCTTTTATTAATCCTGTATTTTACCATTAATCTGCTGGTGCCATTTGTTTATATGAACTGGCTACATCAGAAACCTGCCAATTCATTGTTAACTTGCCGGTGGGTTGCTCCTTTTGGTAATTCTTGTTCTGGATCATTCCATATCTACTTTAAAATGATGCTTCTGGAGTTTTCAGATTTGATGCAGCTAGTTTTCTAGAAAAGGATCATCAAAGCTGTACCAAAGTCTGACAATGAAGCTGctgatcattaaaaaaaaaaaaaaaattgatggtggAACATCGATGATAACAATAATGTGGAACTCATATTTGAGGTACAGTGTCCGAAGCTAAGAAAACCATGCCTAAGCCAACATCCATATTCTTCAATGTTCTTTGTGTGACATGGTATTCTGTACCAGCTCGAACGGGCCGGGATATCCCGTACCATACCGTGCCGATGGAGAACTGGTCCAATTCAGACCAAATTTTCGAAAAACACCCTGAACCACACCGAACCGGCCGGTTTGGTACGGTATAAGGCCGAACCGATCGAAACCATGTGATTCAGGTCGATTCAGTCCGGTTCGGTATGGTACAAGGCCGAACCGGCCCGGTTTATAGATAGGCATCAAGGAAAAACATCAAAATCATGCACAAATAACTAATGAGATCAGTATTTGCTTTCTTTACATTATCATATTTTGCATATCTATACCATGTAGATAGTGATTTACTTTTAGGGATAAGTACATTACAGTGTTTGTTTATGCTACAATCACATAGGCCAGAAAGTGGTGCTACTGTTGCTTTTCTTGGTGCAGGAGTATCTTGAGGTATATAAACTAAGATACCATTTCATCCAGGGGGCACACTTAATTAGACTTCTTTGCTTCTGTTATGGATTCTGAATTTTGAAATAGTTTTTTCAGATTTCCTCTAAAAGATATTCATAAACATTAAAGTGTGATTTTTCATATGTTAGTATCCATTTTTTGTGTCTTATGGTTATTTTTGCAGGATATTGACATGGGAGGATGGTTATTTAGACGATGCAAAAGAAAGTGTTCCTGTGGAAAATGCTTTGCATGATGGATTACCTAGTGTTAAACCTGGGATCATTTCTTTTGGCTGTGATAAGGATGCTTGGATTGGAAGTTCTGTGGGATGCCCCATTGAGATGGTGGTCGCAAGCATGTCATGTCAGCTATACTCACTTGGAGAAGGGTATGCTTGGttctttttatacttttaatagaTAGATTATAAACTTCCTTGATATGCTAAAATAGTATGTAAAATTTTCCTGTACTACAATCTTTCCATCAGGGAGGATTTCACTCAACAAAGGACTCGCCATCTCTCTATATACACACAGACACACTCTATTGCTTGATTGATTTTGGGCTGCAAATTCAAAATCAACAGTGATGCTACCAAAATGCCAATCCATATAGTTCAGAAGCTAATAGTTCGTAGGATCTAAAGGTTGTTTGAAATCCTTCATAGATGATGACATGCATGGCATTCTCTTTTACTTCATTTTGAAGGAACATCTAATATATTACTTTTTGTGAGTTAATTGGCACAGAtttagtgcttttgaaatgtttttATACAATGTTTCGATGTTTTTGTTTCATCATATCTCATGACTTTCTTTGATGGATGTTTACATTTGGTCTTAAGCCCGCATTGTTCATCAACAAATGCAGCCCGCGATCCATGTTATGCTGTTGCAGCACATGTAATTATGTTTCTTTATTTGGATTTCTAGAATCCATATTTGTGAACATGCTTCTACCGTCAGTTTGTCTATCCTGGTGACTCAAAAACAATGCAGTGACAGATATTGTTTagtgtaatataatattaaagcAATGTGAAGACTGAGGGCATTGCTGGATGCACCATAAACATGTTTTCCAGTTGATGCAGATCAATATTCACTTTATCCTCACTAAAGAGGTGTAAGTCTCTTACCTTCTACAGTTCTCCACCTTTGTAAGGATTTTCCAACTCAAGTACCTAGTCATTATAGTCCAGAGTAGTCATATTTGCATAGTCATGTTGCAAAGCAGtgttaaatttatgcaattcgTTGCTTCTTTGGAGAACTTACCATATCTTCTACTTGTGTGTTCAATGTTAATATTGTGGCTGATGgaactttctttcatttttctaaaATACATCATAATTATACTTCTCTCTTCAGACCACTTGTCCAATTGTCCACCATTTTATAGAGCCCATACAAACTTCATCAGCAACTCTGCTTCTAGTTAATGGGTATCTATTCCTACAAATTTATTCTTCATCGAAATTCTGATGCTCTTGTGTGACATAACTTTCCATTACTGTGAGTAAATACAACTTGGAGTTCAGTGCATCAAGCAACCTGAGTTTCTTCAACAGCCTCTATTTCACCCTACCCAAAGTATGTGTTGCTCCAGTCAAACATATTCTTATTCTTGTAGTAATGATCTTGCAGTTTGAATTCCTATCCTGCAACATAGGAATGAAACCAATATTTCTGAGAGCTAATGCTTCATAAAAACCTGCTCAACAAATAAAGTTCCTGTAAAGATTGTGACAATGTGTCAATCATCTTGAAAATAACCGGTATTTATGTGTAATACTTCATTCAATGGATCTTCCTCTTTGCATATTCTTAACACTTTTTCTTGACCTGTACTCTTTATAATGGTAAAGGTGCACCTTTCTGTCCCACCAAATTCTGTCCCATTTCTTGCTAGGGTTGAAAGATAAAGTCAAAATGATCTGGCTTTTATTCCCACACAAACATAATAAGGCCCTACCTATCTTCATATTCTACCTGATCTGCACAATGCCAGGCTGCATATGCAGGTTGCGCAGGCTGCATATGCCAAGGCAACACATACCTGTGCTGCCATATGGACCGCTTCATAGAAAAGCTAGCCATCTTGTAGAAATATAGATTCTTTCCCTTGTATTAGATCAGAAAGCGCCACCCATAATTTCATTCCACAAGGAAAAAAGGTGAAACACCAAAGGTGGACAGAGACGAAGGAGATGAGAAGTGTAAAAGCCTAAATCATTAAGCAAAGTAGCAATCTTATGACGAGACCCATCCAAGTTGGTATGTCCTGGTGCTGCATGTTGGTTGAACTTTGCTAAGCCGAATTTCATTAAAGTTGTCTCTAGAATGTTACcccagaaaaaaaagaaagatctcTAGAGAGTTCCTTTGGCTGCAAAATTAAGCAATTGCTTATTGTATAACAGGATTATTGGTAAAGTGGCCCAAACAGGGAACCATCGTTGGATTTTTGCTGGTGAATTCAACTCTAAGTCTCCATCAGAGGTGagctattaattcataattcctaATTTTAAATTGATTAGTGTTGTGTTTTGACCTTGAATAAGGATGTGAACTGAGGCAGATGTTACTAATTACAGTGCAGAGAGAAATGGGAACTTCAGTTTGAAGCTGGTATCAAGGTGATTGAAATCTTTGTAACCAGGACCAACAAAAAACGTTTTGCTTTCAGTACTGATAAGTTAGTTCATTTTCAACCAGACCCTCCATGCATGACAGCTGCTAATGTATGCACTGGTCAATTGTTTCATGGTTTTGCAGACAATTCTGCTTGTACCTGTTATACCTCATGGGCTTGTGCAACTTGGCTCATTAGACATGGTGCGTTCTGTTATACCATTTTCATTTGTTGACAATTGAATATCTTTAAGATGATGAAGGATGAACAGGACCAACTGTTAGGTAGTTGGGATAAGGCTTGTCAGTTGTGATTTTATACAGTTGTTTTTGAATTGTCCATTTTTTTACTGTTGAAATGTTTAATCTAGGTTCTTGATACAGAGTATTTATTTTGACTTAAAATGTTATTCAGTGGTGAACTCTTAAATCAGATTGTTGAACATTtatatattctttttttcttctattcctTGTAAGGCATAAATTTTCCAGTTTGCTCCATTTGGAGCACTTAATACATATTATAGTTGGATTTATGGTGTTTTATCTTCTTGATTATCAGAAAGGTGTTTGTTATCTGCAGTGAAGCACTGGACATGGTCCTCCTAGACTTTTAGAAGTAATAGCCTCTTTCTGCATTGTTTCTTCAGGATCAAATTAACCAGTAGTAATCCAGATTTTAGAACTTCACAGTTTGAATGTATCTTTTCAAGCTTGTTCAAGAAGCATATTTGATCTTTTATATACATCATACCAAGGTTCGCCATCTTGTATGGGACCTCATAATGTTACCATGTTGGTACGGTGTCAGTATGCCCGGTATAGGGGTTGGTTTAGCATATCAAGACTTGCTAAAGGGGTATGCACCGGTATGGTGAACCTTGCATCATACAGTTATTGCATATATAGTGCCTAATACAAATTTTGTTTTCCTTGCAAAGCACAGGTCACGGAAGATTCAACACTGGTGGTTCACATTAAAGATTTATTTTCTACACTTTATCATATCTCAGGGACTTGCAGTTCCTTAGCCCCGAGGGTTGATTTTCTGAATCCTTTCTCATCATTCAGTATGCCTTCCTTGGGGAATCTTTCAGCTCCTTCAGCACTTAAGAGTGACTTGTTTAATCCTATCCAGATGCAACAGTTGCCGACTGTTAGCCCTCACATGCTACAAGATAATTTTCCAACCTCACAAGATGTTATGGACCATATATTTGATACAAGCGCAAGACCATGTAAATATGACAATGTATGGAATGCAAGGTACAGCAACCTGTGGATAGATCCTGCTGAAGAGCCATGCTTACTGAATGGTTCTACTGACCTTGATAAGATACTTGAGGGCGATATCCCCTTCATTGATGATGAAATGAATTCAATCTCACACCCTACTGATGTGATTCATAGGTTGACCTCTGAACAGATTGCCTTATCAAATGCATTTGTGAAGGATGCAGAACACGGTGACTATGATCTTTGTAAAGTCAGTGATGTGACAAATCAGGAATTTGAAAAGGAGCATGCTGATATAAATGGCAGATTTGTTAATTTCCCCATTGACTCGGAGCTACACAAAATACTTGGGCTTCATTTTAGTACTGAACATGATGACTGTGTAATGGCTGCTGCTACTCCAAAAGCTGATGAACAAAGAAGCTCCACTGCCATCTGCCAAGCAGCAGGACCTGAATTTAATGGGCCATTGATTGAGGAATCTAATGCATGGTTTGCAAAAGAAAGTGATGCAGATTATCTCTTGGATGCATTATTAGCCAACTTACAGCATCCAAATAATAACTCATTTGAGACATTCAGATGTATGAAATCATGCAGTAACTCATCAGAAGGGTGTATGGATTCTTGCCTGACATACTGCAGAAATGAACAGAGTCCCCTCAATTTGAGAGATTCATCTCCATCAAATCATGAACTGCTTACATTTGTCTCTGAGAATGAAGGGTCCGCGAGTACTCCTACTGATTCTCCATCCAAGAGCATTGGTATGTTGATCAACAAAAAGCAGAACAGTTGCCTGGCCGGGGACAAAAATGACAGGGGCCCAAAGTCATCGCAGACTAACAAAAGACGAAGAGGTAACAAACTTCACCAACCAAGGCCTAGGGACAGACAGTTGATCCAAGACCGAGTTAAGGAGTTGCGGGAGCTAATTCCTGATGGATCAAAGGTGACTGTTTGATCATCTTGCATTTCCTTCATGTTTGTGACCAAAATTATTTGTGCGCATATTGCATACAGCACAGTTGTCTTTATCTTTACAAAGAAGATTTTGCTTTCTCGGTCTTCTATGTGATCATATGACATAGCAGATGTTTGGCATCTGGCATCAGCCTTTTGACATTATCTTCTTCTATGATACAGTGCAGCATTGATGCACTTCTGGATAGAACTGTAAAGCACATGTTGTTTCTTAAAAGTGTTTCCAGTCAAGCTGAAAAATTGAGGATGTCTGCAATTCCAAAGGTGAGTTAGCCATTTTGGTACCTATCTATGATGATTCACTATGGGATATTCTATAAATTCAGGTTAAATTAGCTCTGGTTGAttgttgatttggactctttgaaAATAGTGTCACATAGTAATCCACAACATTTCCAGCTTCTTGGCAACTCAACCATTCCTTGGAGTTCTTAATCCATTCAGGAATGAGATTGGATATGCATTCTCTTGCATAAATTAGTGTTTTGTGTTTGTATCCTTAGGTTTTTTTCCGTCATTCATGCATTTCTTTAGAACAGATTTCACTTGCTTGAGAAAATGACAATTTGGCTGTCTCATTGTTCCCTAAAGACATCCTTACTATTATAACAGATGTATTTGAAATTTGACACATCAATCCCATT contains these protein-coding regions:
- the LOC105044343 gene encoding transcription factor EMB1444 isoform X3; the protein is MVTEDSTLVVHIKDLFSTLYHISGTCSSLAPRVDFLNPFSSFSMPSLGNLSAPSALKSDLFNPIQMQQLPTVSPHMLQDNFPTSQDVMDHIFDTSARPCKYDNVWNARYSNLWIDPAEEPCLLNGSTDLDKILEGDIPFIDDEMNSISHPTDVIHRLTSEQIALSNAFVKDAEHGDYDLCKVSDVTNQEFEKEHADINGRFVNFPIDSELHKILGLHFSTEHDDCVMAAATPKADEQRSSTAICQAAGPEFNGPLIEESNAWFAKESDADYLLDALLANLQHPNNNSFETFRCMKSCSNSSEGCMDSCLTYCRNEQSPLNLRDSSPSNHELLTFVSENEGSASTPTDSPSKSIGMLINKKQNSCLAGDKNDRGPKSSQTNKRRRGNKLHQPRPRDRQLIQDRVKELRELIPDGSKCSIDALLDRTVKHMLFLKSVSSQAEKLRMSAIPKVTGEDWNSEISQTRQNGATWAYQLRCQSEICPLKVENLDQPGQILIEMLCEEYGLFLEIALVIRRLELIILKGVLESRSDKLWAHFIIEASRGFHRMHILWPLMQLLQRNPKASSGCLASM
- the LOC105044343 gene encoding transcription factor LHW isoform X1, yielding MRTATALRQLLMSLCYNSQWKYAIFWKLKYGNHMILTWEDGYLDDAKESVPVENALHDGLPSVKPGIISFGCDKDAWIGSSVGCPIEMVVASMSCQLYSLGEGIIGKVAQTGNHRWIFAGEFNSKSPSECREKWELQFEAGIKTILLVPVIPHGLVQLGSLDMVTEDSTLVVHIKDLFSTLYHISGTCSSLAPRVDFLNPFSSFSMPSLGNLSAPSALKSDLFNPIQMQQLPTVSPHMLQDNFPTSQDVMDHIFDTSARPCKYDNVWNARYSNLWIDPAEEPCLLNGSTDLDKILEGDIPFIDDEMNSISHPTDVIHRLTSEQIALSNAFVKDAEHGDYDLCKVSDVTNQEFEKEHADINGRFVNFPIDSELHKILGLHFSTEHDDCVMAAATPKADEQRSSTAICQAAGPEFNGPLIEESNAWFAKESDADYLLDALLANLQHPNNNSFETFRCMKSCSNSSEGCMDSCLTYCRNEQSPLNLRDSSPSNHELLTFVSENEGSASTPTDSPSKSIGMLINKKQNSCLAGDKNDRGPKSSQTNKRRRGNKLHQPRPRDRQLIQDRVKELRELIPDGSKCSIDALLDRTVKHMLFLKSVSSQAEKLRMSAIPKVTGEDWNSEISQTRQNGATWAYQLRCQSEICPLKVENLDQPGQILIEMLCEEYGLFLEIALVIRRLELIILKGVLESRSDKLWAHFIIEASRGFHRMHILWPLMQLLQRNPKASSGCLASM
- the LOC105044343 gene encoding transcription factor LHW isoform X2; the protein is MRTATALRQLLMSLCYNSQWKYAIFWKLKYGNHMILTWEDGYLDDAKESVPVENALHDGLPSVKPGIISFGCDKDAWIGSSVGCPIEMVVASMSCQLYSLGEGIIGKVAQTGNHRWIFAGEFNSKSPSECREKWELQFEAGIKTILLVPVIPHGLVQLGSLDMVTEDSTLVVHIKDLFSTLYHISGTCSSLAPRMQQLPTVSPHMLQDNFPTSQDVMDHIFDTSARPCKYDNVWNARYSNLWIDPAEEPCLLNGSTDLDKILEGDIPFIDDEMNSISHPTDVIHRLTSEQIALSNAFVKDAEHGDYDLCKVSDVTNQEFEKEHADINGRFVNFPIDSELHKILGLHFSTEHDDCVMAAATPKADEQRSSTAICQAAGPEFNGPLIEESNAWFAKESDADYLLDALLANLQHPNNNSFETFRCMKSCSNSSEGCMDSCLTYCRNEQSPLNLRDSSPSNHELLTFVSENEGSASTPTDSPSKSIGMLINKKQNSCLAGDKNDRGPKSSQTNKRRRGNKLHQPRPRDRQLIQDRVKELRELIPDGSKCSIDALLDRTVKHMLFLKSVSSQAEKLRMSAIPKVTGEDWNSEISQTRQNGATWAYQLRCQSEICPLKVENLDQPGQILIEMLCEEYGLFLEIALVIRRLELIILKGVLESRSDKLWAHFIIEASRGFHRMHILWPLMQLLQRNPKASSGCLASM